From one Desulfobaculum xiamenense genomic stretch:
- a CDS encoding ABC transporter ATP-binding protein — MRKGTLPAVNGVSFSLGRGERMGLVGESGAGKSVTGFAILNLISKPGYIESGRVVFEGQDISALSYDEMRHIRGNRISMIFQDPMMTLNPVLTIGTQMVETLQAHRNISRKEAEEIAIEKLRKVYIPSPEKRLQQYPHEFSGGMRQRIVIAIALLTSPSLIVADEPTTALDVTIQAEIMALLEELCETENMGLILITHDLAVVSQVTQKIAVMYAGRVIEMGLTEDIIGHPLHPYTKGLINALPQAGTNKGSRLAQIPGVMPSLYSIPKGCAFHPRCTMCSSLCTTELPTLSSRESGNLVACHCV, encoded by the coding sequence ATGCGCAAGGGAACCCTCCCTGCGGTGAACGGCGTGAGCTTCTCCCTCGGCAGGGGTGAGCGCATGGGGCTGGTCGGCGAATCCGGAGCGGGCAAGTCCGTCACGGGTTTCGCCATCCTGAACCTCATCAGCAAGCCCGGATACATAGAGTCCGGACGCGTCGTCTTCGAGGGACAGGATATCTCCGCCCTCAGCTACGACGAAATGCGCCACATCCGCGGCAACCGCATCAGCATGATCTTTCAGGATCCCATGATGACCCTGAATCCGGTCCTGACCATCGGTACCCAGATGGTCGAGACCCTGCAGGCGCACCGCAACATCTCGCGCAAGGAAGCTGAAGAGATCGCCATCGAGAAGCTCCGCAAGGTCTACATTCCCTCGCCCGAGAAGCGCCTCCAGCAGTACCCGCACGAGTTCTCCGGCGGCATGCGCCAGCGCATCGTCATCGCCATCGCGCTTCTGACCTCGCCGAGTCTCATCGTCGCCGACGAGCCGACCACGGCCCTCGACGTGACCATCCAGGCCGAGATCATGGCCCTGCTCGAAGAGCTGTGCGAAACCGAAAACATGGGCCTCATCCTCATCACGCACGACCTCGCCGTCGTGTCGCAGGTGACGCAGAAGATCGCGGTCATGTACGCAGGCCGCGTCATCGAAATGGGCCTGACCGAAGACATCATCGGCCATCCCCTGCATCCCTACACCAAGGGCCTGATCAATGCGCTGCCCCAGGCCGGAACCAACAAGGGCTCCCGTCTGGCGCAGATTCCCGGAGTGATGCCCAGCCTTTACAGCATTCCCAAGGGCTGTGCATTCCACCCGCGCTGCACCATGTGCTCCTCCCTGTGCACCACGGAGCTGCCCACGCTCTCCTCGCGCGAATCCGGAAACCTCGTGGCCTGCCACTGCGTGTAG
- a CDS encoding D-sedoheptulose 7-phosphate isomerase, whose protein sequence is MAEDARSIVLEHAADGARLREEFFRDNADRIVDVARRIAVCMARGGKLLIAGNGGSAADAQHVAGEFVNRFLMERPPLPAIALTTDTSVLTAIGNDYGFDQVFEKQVQALGLAGDMLLAISTSGNSANLIRALKAAREKGVVTIGLSGRSGGEMASLCDHLILVPHEHTPLIQEVHLAVEHLLCQLVDHYLFEAVVELTSYLDED, encoded by the coding sequence ATGGCCGAAGACGCTCGCTCCATCGTTCTGGAACACGCCGCGGACGGCGCACGCCTGCGCGAGGAATTCTTTCGCGACAACGCCGACAGGATCGTCGACGTGGCCCGCCGCATCGCCGTATGCATGGCGCGCGGCGGCAAGCTGCTCATCGCCGGAAACGGCGGCTCTGCAGCCGACGCGCAGCATGTCGCCGGGGAATTCGTCAACCGCTTCCTGATGGAACGCCCGCCATTGCCCGCAATAGCCTTGACCACGGACACCTCCGTGCTTACCGCTATCGGAAACGACTACGGATTCGACCAGGTCTTCGAAAAGCAGGTGCAGGCCCTCGGGCTTGCGGGCGACATGCTGCTGGCCATCTCCACCTCCGGCAACAGCGCCAACCTCATCCGCGCGCTCAAGGCCGCCCGCGAGAAGGGCGTCGTCACCATCGGCCTTTCCGGCCGTAGCGGCGGAGAAATGGCCAGCCTGTGCGACCATCTCATTCTGGTCCCGCACGAGCACACGCCCCTCATTCAGGAGGTGCACCTCGCCGTGGAGCATCTGCTCTGCCAGTTGGTGGACCACTATCTCTTCGAGGCCGTTGTCGAACTGACATCCTATCTGGACGAGGACTAG
- a CDS encoding GIY-YIG nuclease family protein, translating to MSEATPRSPWFVYLLRCADGTLYCGVTTDVSRRLGEHNAGTGARYTRGRGPITLEACAPFPDRATACRVEYAIKQRPATDKVASLEQMHHALGCGLSAPSGISE from the coding sequence ATGTCCGAAGCCACACCCCGCTCCCCATGGTTCGTCTACCTGCTCCGCTGCGCGGACGGGACGCTCTACTGCGGGGTCACCACGGACGTCAGCCGCCGCCTCGGCGAGCACAACGCGGGCACAGGCGCACGCTACACGCGCGGCAGAGGCCCCATCACCCTCGAAGCCTGCGCCCCGTTTCCCGACAGGGCGACCGCCTGCCGCGTGGAATACGCGATAAAGCAGCGCCCGGCGACCGACAAGGTCGCCTCCCTCGAACAAATGCATCACGCCCTCGGTTGCGGCTTATCCGCGCCCAGCGGCATTTCGGAGTGA
- a CDS encoding ABC transporter ATP-binding protein yields MLEQLKFVNGRIRRVQTLVKAVNNVTLDIFPGETLSVVGESGCGKSTLARTVMGLYTPTSGELYYDGKRYDNLNADQLMPFRARMQMVFQDPYASLNPRMTVRQILEEPLRFHHPRLTEAEVQEKVAEVMAQVGVRQGWGGNYPHEFSGGQRQRISIARALMVDPEFIVADEPISALDVSIQAQILNLLMDAQEQRGLTYMFISHDLSVVEHISTRVAVMYLGSLCELTKTAPLFETPLHPYTQALLSAIPKFGQKEKAHVKLSGDVPTPINLPTGCVFHGRCPHANERCRREIPKPIEPASGHFVACHGVEEGRL; encoded by the coding sequence ATGCTGGAGCAGCTCAAGTTCGTCAATGGCCGCATCCGCCGCGTGCAGACGCTGGTCAAGGCCGTCAACAACGTTACCCTCGACATCTTCCCCGGCGAGACGCTGTCCGTCGTGGGCGAGTCCGGTTGCGGCAAGTCCACCCTTGCCCGCACCGTCATGGGTCTGTACACGCCCACCTCGGGCGAGCTGTACTACGACGGCAAGCGCTACGACAATCTCAACGCCGATCAGCTCATGCCCTTTCGGGCACGCATGCAGATGGTGTTTCAGGACCCCTACGCGTCCCTCAATCCGCGCATGACCGTCCGCCAGATCCTCGAAGAGCCGCTGCGCTTCCACCACCCCCGCCTCACCGAGGCCGAGGTGCAGGAAAAGGTAGCCGAGGTCATGGCCCAGGTGGGCGTGCGGCAGGGCTGGGGCGGCAACTACCCCCACGAGTTCTCCGGCGGCCAGCGCCAGCGCATCTCCATCGCCCGCGCGCTCATGGTCGATCCCGAGTTCATCGTGGCCGACGAGCCGATCTCCGCGCTCGACGTGTCCATTCAGGCGCAGATTCTCAACCTGCTCATGGACGCACAGGAACAGCGCGGACTGACCTACATGTTCATCAGCCACGACCTCTCCGTGGTCGAGCACATCTCCACCCGCGTGGCGGTGATGTACCTCGGCTCCCTGTGCGAGCTGACCAAAACCGCGCCGCTGTTCGAGACGCCCCTGCACCCCTACACGCAGGCGCTCCTGTCGGCCATCCCCAAATTCGGACAGAAGGAAAAGGCCCACGTCAAGCTTTCGGGCGACGTGCCGACGCCTATCAATCTGCCCACGGGATGCGTGTTCCACGGCCGCTGTCCGCACGCCAACGAGCGCTGCCGCAGGGAGATTCCCAAGCCCATCGAGCCCGCGTCCGGCCATTTCGTGGCCTGCCACGGCGTAGAAGAGGGCAGACTGTAG
- a CDS encoding FmdB family zinc ribbon protein: MPIHEFRCEKCGQEFEELVIGSAKVKCPSCGSDRTEQLMSCCRFKTPGGGSVGSASSSSGGGCAGCSGGSCSTCGH; this comes from the coding sequence ATGCCCATTCATGAATTCAGATGCGAAAAGTGCGGACAGGAGTTCGAGGAGCTTGTCATCGGCTCCGCGAAGGTGAAATGTCCTTCCTGCGGCTCCGACAGGACCGAACAACTCATGAGCTGCTGCCGGTTCAAGACCCCCGGCGGCGGTAGCGTCGGCTCCGCGTCCTCGTCCTCCGGCGGCGGCTGTGCCGGTTGCTCTGGCGGAAGCTGTTCCACCTGCGGACACTAG
- a CDS encoding 3'-5' exonuclease, with amino-acid sequence MMDITKYQCKIGKDEIMALPLRAWDGDTVLVNRPEQVAEAIAALSADPTLGFDTESRPAFRKGKYYPPSLVQLATASCVYIFQLSRMEFPQELCDLLANPGIVKTGVAVRDDIKDLQRIRDFSEAGFIDLGVVAQDLKLETHGLRNLAAKFLGFRISKSARCTNWANLRLTRQQIAYAATDAWVSREIYVSMHQKGLLNHLQ; translated from the coding sequence ATGATGGATATAACCAAGTATCAGTGCAAGATCGGCAAGGACGAGATCATGGCCCTGCCCCTTCGGGCATGGGACGGTGATACCGTCCTCGTCAACAGACCGGAACAGGTCGCCGAGGCCATTGCGGCCCTCTCGGCCGACCCAACCCTCGGCTTCGACACGGAGTCCCGCCCCGCGTTCCGCAAGGGCAAGTACTATCCGCCGTCGCTCGTGCAGTTGGCCACGGCCTCCTGCGTCTACATCTTCCAGCTCTCGCGCATGGAGTTCCCGCAGGAACTGTGCGACCTGCTCGCCAACCCCGGCATCGTCAAGACCGGCGTGGCCGTGCGCGACGACATCAAGGACCTCCAGCGCATCCGCGACTTCAGCGAGGCCGGTTTCATCGACCTCGGCGTCGTCGCGCAGGACCTGAAGCTCGAAACCCACGGCCTGCGAAACCTCGCCGCAAAGTTCCTCGGCTTCCGCATCTCCAAAAGCGCCCGCTGCACCAACTGGGCAAACCTGCGCCTCACCCGCCAGCAGATCGCCTACGCCGCAACCGACGCATGGGTCTCGCGCGAAATCTACGTCTCCATGCACCAGAAGGGCCTCCTCAACCACCTGCAATAG
- a CDS encoding ABC transporter permease: MFAFTVRRIAQALIVMLVISVIGFGIKQAIGDPVRDLVGISVSVAERARIAQELGLNDPIPVQWLRFVTDAMHGDLGQSFFFKQPAMEVILHKAPATLELVFVASIIILVLSIPTGIYSACKPNAALSRFFMGGSIVGVSIPVFLTAIMLIYVFSVQLQWLPSYGRGETVKLWGFWDTGLLTKDGLVHLILPGISLSSVMLPLFIRLIRAEMKEVLEAEYMKFARAKGLKPWRILLVHGFKNTLLPVITVGGVQLGTMIAFTVLTETVFQWQGMGFIFLEAVERADSSLLVAYLVFVGAVFVCVNTIVDIIYGLVNPMVRVTGRK, translated from the coding sequence ATGTTCGCATTCACAGTCCGCCGCATTGCGCAGGCACTCATCGTGATGCTGGTCATCAGCGTCATCGGTTTTGGCATCAAGCAGGCCATCGGCGACCCGGTCCGCGATCTCGTGGGCATCTCCGTATCCGTCGCTGAACGGGCACGCATCGCCCAGGAGCTGGGGCTCAACGACCCCATCCCGGTCCAGTGGTTGCGCTTCGTGACCGACGCCATGCATGGCGATCTGGGTCAGTCCTTCTTCTTCAAGCAGCCCGCCATGGAAGTCATTCTCCACAAGGCACCGGCTACGCTCGAACTCGTCTTCGTGGCCTCCATCATCATCCTCGTGCTGTCCATCCCGACGGGCATCTACTCCGCCTGCAAGCCCAACGCGGCGCTCTCGCGCTTCTTCATGGGCGGATCCATCGTCGGCGTGTCCATACCCGTCTTCCTGACAGCCATCATGCTTATCTACGTCTTCTCGGTGCAGCTCCAGTGGCTGCCCTCATACGGACGCGGCGAAACCGTCAAGCTCTGGGGATTTTGGGATACCGGCCTTCTCACCAAGGATGGTCTCGTCCACCTCATACTTCCGGGCATCTCGCTGTCCTCGGTCATGCTGCCCCTGTTCATCCGCCTCATCCGAGCCGAGATGAAGGAGGTGCTGGAGGCCGAATACATGAAATTCGCCCGCGCCAAGGGCCTCAAGCCGTGGCGCATCCTTCTCGTGCACGGGTTCAAGAACACCCTGCTTCCGGTCATCACCGTGGGCGGCGTGCAGCTCGGCACCATGATCGCCTTCACCGTTCTCACGGAGACGGTCTTCCAGTGGCAGGGCATGGGCTTCATCTTCCTCGAAGCCGTCGAGCGCGCGGATTCCTCGCTGCTTGTGGCCTATCTCGTGTTCGTGGGCGCGGTCTTCGTGTGCGTGAACACCATCGTGGACATCATCTACGGCCTGGTGAACCCCATGGTCCGGGTGACAGGCAGGAAATAG
- the hemC gene encoding hydroxymethylbilane synthase translates to MKNITIATRGSKLALWQANHIRDCLLAQYPGISVDLLEIKTTGDKILDVPLAKVGGKGLFVKEIEEALLDGRADLAVHSMKDVPVELPESLVVGVNPKREDNTDTLLSVHYGSLDELPKGAKVGTSSLRRRAQLLALRPDLEVLDLRGNVDTRLRKLIEGQYDAIVMATAGIRRLGLSAPKMSRLAPPAFIPAVAQGALGIEYAQDGPMAELLAFLNDGESRITVQAERGFLTGLDGGCQVPIAAHATLDGGTVTLTGFVCDVDGTAPIRMEVSGPAAEAFDLGLDLARRVLDAGAREILQKLYDEA, encoded by the coding sequence ATGAAGAACATCACCATCGCCACCCGTGGCAGCAAGCTCGCCCTTTGGCAGGCCAATCACATCCGCGATTGCCTGCTTGCCCAGTATCCCGGAATCTCCGTCGATCTGCTCGAAATCAAGACCACCGGAGATAAGATTCTCGACGTCCCCCTCGCCAAGGTTGGCGGAAAGGGACTCTTCGTGAAGGAAATCGAGGAGGCGCTTCTCGACGGTCGCGCCGACCTCGCCGTGCACAGCATGAAGGACGTTCCCGTCGAGCTTCCCGAATCCCTCGTCGTCGGCGTCAATCCCAAGCGCGAGGACAATACCGACACCCTGCTGTCCGTTCACTACGGCAGCCTCGACGAACTCCCCAAAGGCGCGAAGGTCGGCACCAGCTCCCTGCGCCGCCGCGCACAGCTCCTCGCGCTGCGTCCGGACCTCGAAGTCCTCGATCTGCGCGGCAATGTCGATACCCGCCTGCGCAAGCTCATCGAAGGCCAGTACGACGCCATTGTCATGGCCACCGCTGGCATCCGCAGACTCGGTCTGTCCGCGCCGAAGATGTCTCGCCTCGCTCCGCCCGCCTTCATTCCGGCCGTGGCGCAGGGCGCGCTTGGCATCGAGTATGCGCAGGATGGCCCCATGGCCGAACTCCTCGCCTTCCTCAACGACGGCGAATCGCGCATCACCGTGCAGGCCGAGCGCGGATTCCTCACCGGACTCGACGGCGGCTGTCAGGTGCCCATCGCGGCCCACGCCACCCTCGATGGCGGCACCGTCACCCTCACCGGCTTCGTGTGCGACGTGGACGGCACCGCCCCCATTCGCATGGAGGTCTCCGGTCCCGCAGCCGAGGCCTTCGACCTCGGCCTCGACCTCGCCCGCCGCGTCCTCGACGCAGGTGCCCGTGAGATTCTCCAGAAGCTCTACGACGAGGCCTAG
- a CDS encoding ABC transporter substrate-binding protein, which yields MKRFLVSFMCAVMLLGFGSMASAKTLKVAFNADPVSLDPHVQLSGGMLQYSHIVYDPLIRWTKDMTFEPRLALKWERIDPLTMRFYLRKGVKFHSGNPFTAKDVKWTFHRLQKSQDFKGLFEPFADVVVVDDFTVDIKTKKPYPLLLNMATYIFPMDSVFYTGMDEATGQPKDAIIKVGPSFALTHESGTGKYMVTYREHGVRMEFTAFPEYWDKNSGNVDKIVLTPIKEDATRVAALLSGDVDFINPVPPQDFDRIDADPKVNLITMPGSRIITLQLNQQRRAEFADKRVRQAIVYATNNEGIAKKIMKGRAVAAGQQAPHGYVSFQEDLTPRFDLEKAKQLMKEAGFEKGFTCTMIAPNNRYVNDEKVAQAFVAMMSKINIRVELKTMPKAQYWDQFDAKVADIQMVGWHPDTEDSSNYTEYLLMCPNVESGMGQYNSGNYCNKEVDQLITDAMSETNPAKRTEMIQKAERIIYEDAAYVPLHWESLSWAASPKCKNVDEIVNVMDFPYFGDLVME from the coding sequence ATGAAACGCTTTCTTGTCTCCTTCATGTGCGCCGTCATGCTTCTGGGCTTCGGCTCCATGGCATCGGCGAAAACGCTGAAGGTCGCCTTCAACGCGGACCCCGTGTCCCTGGACCCGCACGTCCAGCTGTCCGGCGGCATGCTCCAGTACTCCCACATCGTCTACGATCCGCTCATCCGCTGGACCAAGGACATGACCTTCGAGCCTAGGCTCGCTCTCAAGTGGGAACGCATCGATCCGCTGACCATGCGCTTCTACCTGCGCAAGGGCGTGAAGTTCCACTCCGGCAATCCCTTCACCGCCAAGGACGTGAAGTGGACCTTCCATCGCCTGCAGAAGAGCCAGGACTTCAAGGGCCTCTTCGAGCCCTTCGCCGATGTGGTCGTTGTTGACGACTTCACCGTCGATATCAAGACCAAGAAGCCCTACCCCCTGCTGCTGAACATGGCCACCTACATCTTCCCGATGGACAGCGTGTTCTACACCGGCATGGATGAGGCCACCGGCCAGCCCAAGGACGCCATCATCAAGGTTGGCCCCTCCTTCGCCCTGACCCACGAGTCCGGCACCGGCAAGTACATGGTGACCTACCGCGAGCACGGCGTGCGCATGGAGTTCACCGCGTTCCCCGAGTACTGGGACAAGAATTCCGGCAACGTCGACAAGATCGTCCTGACCCCCATCAAGGAAGACGCCACCCGCGTGGCCGCCCTGCTCTCCGGCGACGTCGATTTCATCAATCCCGTTCCTCCGCAGGACTTCGACCGTATTGATGCCGATCCCAAGGTCAACCTGATCACCATGCCCGGCTCGCGCATCATCACCCTGCAGCTGAACCAGCAGCGCCGCGCCGAGTTCGCCGACAAGCGTGTGCGTCAGGCCATTGTCTACGCCACCAACAACGAAGGCATCGCCAAGAAGATCATGAAGGGTCGCGCCGTGGCCGCTGGCCAGCAGGCCCCCCACGGCTACGTGAGCTTCCAGGAAGACCTCACCCCCCGCTTCGACCTCGAAAAGGCCAAGCAGCTCATGAAGGAAGCCGGCTTCGAGAAGGGCTTCACCTGCACCATGATCGCCCCCAACAACCGCTACGTGAACGACGAGAAGGTTGCCCAGGCGTTCGTGGCCATGATGTCCAAGATCAACATCCGCGTTGAGCTCAAGACCATGCCCAAGGCCCAGTACTGGGATCAGTTCGACGCCAAGGTTGCCGACATTCAGATGGTTGGCTGGCACCCCGACACCGAGGACTCCAGCAACTACACCGAGTACCTGCTGATGTGCCCCAATGTCGAGTCCGGCATGGGCCAGTACAACAGCGGCAACTACTGCAACAAGGAAGTCGACCAGCTGATCACCGATGCCATGAGCGAGACCAATCCCGCCAAGCGCACCGAAATGATCCAGAAGGCCGAGCGCATCATCTACGAGGATGCCGCCTATGTGCCTCTGCACTGGGAGAGCCTCTCCTGGGCCGCTTCCCCCAAGTGCAAGAACGTGGACGAGATCGTCAACGTGATGGACTTCCCCTACTTCGGCGACCTCGTCATGGAGTAG
- a CDS encoding ABC transporter permease, with protein sequence MSIWKRFKKSYFLYSFLRDPLAMGSFVLLAFFVIAGFSAPLTAPVNPYDASQIDVMDSELPPVWMGGADSHFILGTDAQGRDLLSTILYGTRVSVIIGLGAVALQAMIGILVGLVSGYRGGKIDSLLMRIADVQLSFSTYMVAIFLGAICQAAFGLAKYEQIAVPFLIIVIGLAEWPQYARTVRASVLAEKKKEYVEAARVIGLPASRIMWRHILPNTLTPVLVISTVQVANAIMSEAALSFIGLGMPPTKPSLGSLIKSGFEYFFSGSWWITVFPGVVLVGLILSINLLGDWMRDFLNPKLYKN encoded by the coding sequence ATGAGCATCTGGAAACGATTCAAGAAATCCTACTTCCTCTACAGCTTCCTGCGCGATCCGCTCGCCATGGGGAGCTTCGTCCTGTTGGCATTCTTCGTCATCGCTGGCTTCTCCGCCCCGCTGACCGCGCCGGTGAACCCCTACGACGCCTCACAGATCGACGTCATGGACTCCGAGCTGCCCCCCGTCTGGATGGGCGGAGCGGATTCCCACTTCATACTCGGCACCGACGCGCAGGGACGTGATCTGCTGTCCACCATCCTCTACGGCACCCGCGTGTCCGTCATCATCGGCCTCGGCGCTGTGGCGCTCCAGGCCATGATCGGCATCCTCGTGGGCCTCGTGTCCGGATACCGCGGCGGCAAGATCGACTCGCTGCTCATGCGCATCGCCGACGTGCAGCTGTCCTTCTCCACCTACATGGTGGCCATCTTCCTCGGCGCCATCTGTCAGGCGGCCTTCGGCCTTGCCAAGTACGAGCAGATCGCCGTTCCCTTCCTGATCATCGTCATCGGCCTCGCCGAATGGCCGCAGTACGCCCGTACCGTGCGCGCCTCCGTGCTGGCCGAAAAGAAGAAGGAATACGTGGAGGCGGCCCGAGTCATCGGCCTGCCCGCGTCGCGCATCATGTGGCGGCACATCCTGCCCAACACCCTCACCCCGGTGCTGGTCATCTCCACCGTGCAGGTCGCCAACGCCATCATGAGCGAAGCCGCCCTGTCCTTCATCGGTCTGGGCATGCCGCCGACCAAGCCGTCCCTCGGGTCGCTCATCAAGTCCGGCTTCGAGTACTTCTTCAGCGGCTCGTGGTGGATCACCGTGTTCCCGGGCGTCGTGCTGGTGGGACTTATCCTGTCCATCAACCTGCTCGGCGACTGGATGCGCGACTTCCTCAACCCCAAACTCTACAAGAACTAG
- a CDS encoding peptide chain release factor 3 — MSNPALAKEIQREVAKRRTFGIISHPDAGKTTLTEKLLLFGGAISMAGTVKSRKASRYAVSDWMAMERERGISVTSSVMKFEYEGFEINLLDTPGHADFSEDTYRVLTAVDSALMVIDSAKGVETQTKKLMDVCRLRDTPIISFINKMDRDGLEPFDLLADIEQNLKIECTPLTWPIGMGKEFRGTYSLVDNKLHLFSADHGGRIQQGIVFDGADDPRLDEYLGRQAQQLRDDIELISGAANPFDKERYLRGEQTPVFFGSAINNFGVQELLDNFIRLAPGPGPRPTTTREVEPTETDFSGVVFKIQANMDPRHRDRIAFMRINSGKFVRGMKVMHHRIGKEIQIKDATIFMAQDRSGVDVAYPGDIIGIHNHGTIKIGDTFTDRESLKFTGIPNFAPEHFRRVRLKDPMKAKQLQKGLLQLAEEGAVQLFRPLTNSDYIMGAVGVLQFEVIVARLKDEYNVDAAYEPVNLHTARWVSAKDTKTLDTFRKNYMGDLAEDAQGELVFLPNSMWRLESTTERCPEITFAKTREHN, encoded by the coding sequence GTGTCCAATCCAGCTCTTGCCAAGGAAATTCAGCGCGAGGTCGCCAAGCGGCGCACCTTCGGCATCATCAGCCACCCGGACGCGGGTAAGACGACCCTCACCGAAAAGCTTCTGCTCTTCGGCGGCGCCATCTCCATGGCCGGAACCGTCAAGTCCCGCAAGGCCTCCCGCTACGCCGTCTCCGACTGGATGGCCATGGAGCGCGAGCGCGGCATCTCCGTGACCTCCTCGGTCATGAAGTTCGAATACGAGGGCTTCGAGATCAACCTCCTCGACACCCCCGGCCACGCCGACTTCTCGGAAGACACCTACCGCGTGCTCACCGCCGTGGACTCGGCCCTCATGGTCATCGACTCCGCCAAGGGCGTCGAGACGCAGACCAAGAAGCTCATGGACGTCTGCCGCCTGCGCGACACGCCCATCATCAGCTTCATCAACAAGATGGACCGCGACGGCCTCGAACCCTTCGATCTGCTGGCCGACATTGAGCAGAACCTGAAGATCGAATGCACGCCGCTCACGTGGCCCATCGGCATGGGCAAGGAATTCCGCGGCACCTACAGCCTCGTCGACAACAAGCTGCACCTGTTCAGCGCCGACCACGGCGGGCGCATCCAGCAGGGCATCGTCTTCGACGGCGCGGACGATCCGCGCCTCGACGAGTACCTCGGCCGTCAGGCCCAGCAGTTGCGCGACGACATCGAACTCATCTCCGGCGCGGCCAACCCCTTCGACAAGGAACGCTACCTGCGCGGCGAGCAGACGCCCGTGTTCTTCGGCAGCGCCATCAACAACTTCGGCGTGCAGGAACTGCTGGACAACTTCATCCGCCTCGCCCCCGGCCCCGGTCCGCGCCCCACCACCACCCGCGAGGTGGAGCCGACCGAAACCGACTTCAGCGGCGTGGTCTTCAAGATTCAGGCGAACATGGACCCCCGCCACCGCGACCGCATCGCCTTCATGCGCATCAACTCGGGCAAGTTCGTCCGAGGCATGAAGGTCATGCACCACCGCATCGGCAAAGAAATCCAGATCAAGGACGCCACCATCTTCATGGCGCAGGACCGTTCCGGCGTGGACGTGGCCTACCCCGGCGACATCATCGGCATCCACAACCACGGAACCATCAAGATCGGCGACACCTTCACCGATCGCGAGTCGCTCAAGTTCACGGGCATCCCCAACTTCGCACCCGAGCACTTCCGCCGCGTGCGCCTCAAGGACCCCATGAAGGCCAAGCAGCTCCAGAAGGGCCTCCTGCAGTTGGCCGAGGAAGGCGCTGTGCAGCTCTTCCGCCCGCTCACCAACTCCGACTACATCATGGGCGCGGTGGGCGTGCTCCAGTTCGAGGTCATCGTCGCCCGCCTCAAGGACGAGTACAACGTCGACGCGGCCTACGAGCCGGTCAACCTGCACACCGCCCGCTGGGTCAGCGCCAAGGACACCAAGACGCTCGACACCTTCCGCAAGAACTACATGGGCGATCTCGCCGAGGACGCGCAGGGCGAACTCGTCTTCCTGCCCAACAGCATGTGGCGGCTTGAATCCACCACCGAGCGCTGCCCCGAGATAACCTTTGCCAAGACCCGCGAGCACAACTAG